Proteins co-encoded in one Nitrospinota bacterium genomic window:
- the pilQ gene encoding type IV pilus secretin PilQ, translated as MRTGWRTFAAFALTLAVYACASGDHSGPAGAVPEGGIFVTNIVPVAREGGLELSIEGSGKLQYTVYKLENPKRLVIDIPDADSSAFTAPIEVAKGVVWQIQPHYFPKPGNSRIEIFLKEAVLYKVSRINDKKIVVDVNPYTAEAAQVVAESDMALEPGQTEITDVDLRDVQGMARLVISYKGAKPQFAMTRRRDMNRITLDISNAKVRKSNERLLTVDTAESLVKNVALFQFTTKPASVKVIANLNQFTSSNVFEKDGKVYFDIGPDAVLATASEMKGEAKKPVDVSAKKEKLPSDYMGQKISLDFQDADIHNILRIIADVSGMNVITSDTVKGKVTMKLIDVPWDLALETILKNNKLAMVKTGNIIRVSTADELNKEKETVAADQQVSDKSEVLYLKVFQINYETALKLKDNLKSIASPRGSIDVNERTNTLIIQDTRDRLAEMEKLIETLDKRTLQVLIEARIVEVNHSFTRELGIKWGGNYNANTGSAFPATIGLSGVQGGAASTAAGSIVNTGTSGVTGTLGLKLGSVDSTALLDMQLMALQNEGKGRILSMPKIATMNNIEALIESGREIPYQTTSADGTKTEFKKATLKLKVIPHVTPDNFIRLEIEANKDEADFANQLPNSPPPILTKHAKTEVLIKDGDTTVIGGLFKETKNESESGVPFFSKIPVLGWFFKGKANSNTGEELLIFITPKIL; from the coding sequence ATGAGAACAGGCTGGAGAACTTTTGCGGCTTTTGCCCTGACGTTGGCGGTCTACGCCTGCGCTTCGGGAGATCACTCGGGGCCCGCCGGGGCCGTGCCCGAGGGGGGAATCTTTGTCACCAATATCGTGCCCGTCGCGCGTGAGGGCGGCCTGGAGCTTTCGATCGAAGGGAGCGGAAAGCTGCAATATACCGTCTACAAGCTCGAGAATCCGAAACGGCTTGTGATCGACATTCCGGATGCCGACTCTTCAGCTTTTACCGCGCCTATCGAGGTGGCAAAGGGCGTTGTGTGGCAGATACAGCCGCACTACTTTCCGAAACCCGGCAACTCGCGCATTGAAATTTTCCTCAAAGAAGCGGTTCTGTACAAGGTAAGCCGGATTAACGACAAGAAAATCGTGGTGGACGTCAACCCCTACACCGCGGAGGCGGCCCAGGTGGTCGCCGAATCCGACATGGCATTGGAGCCGGGGCAGACCGAGATTACCGACGTCGACCTGAGGGATGTGCAGGGGATGGCCCGCTTGGTCATATCCTATAAGGGAGCCAAGCCGCAGTTTGCAATGACCCGCCGCCGCGATATGAACCGCATAACCCTGGATATCAGCAACGCCAAGGTGCGCAAGTCGAACGAAAGACTGCTCACCGTGGATACGGCGGAGAGCCTGGTGAAAAACGTGGCGCTCTTCCAGTTCACCACCAAGCCCGCATCGGTCAAGGTGATCGCCAATCTTAACCAATTCACCTCGTCCAACGTGTTTGAAAAGGACGGCAAAGTCTACTTTGACATCGGCCCGGACGCGGTGCTTGCCACCGCTTCGGAAATGAAGGGCGAAGCCAAAAAGCCGGTTGATGTGAGCGCCAAGAAGGAAAAACTCCCCTCCGACTACATGGGGCAGAAAATCTCGCTCGACTTCCAGGACGCCGACATCCATAACATCCTGCGGATCATCGCCGATGTCAGCGGCATGAATGTGATCACGTCCGACACCGTCAAGGGCAAGGTCACCATGAAGCTGATCGACGTGCCGTGGGACCTCGCGCTTGAAACCATCCTGAAGAACAACAAGCTCGCGATGGTGAAAACCGGAAATATTATCCGCGTTTCCACGGCGGACGAGCTGAACAAGGAAAAAGAAACGGTCGCCGCCGACCAGCAGGTCAGCGATAAGTCGGAAGTTCTCTACCTGAAGGTGTTCCAGATAAATTATGAGACCGCCCTGAAACTCAAGGACAACCTCAAGTCGATCGCCAGCCCGCGCGGCAGCATCGACGTGAACGAGCGGACCAACACGCTTATCATCCAGGATACCCGCGACCGCCTGGCGGAAATGGAAAAACTTATCGAAACGCTGGACAAGCGGACGTTGCAGGTGCTCATCGAGGCCCGCATCGTGGAAGTGAACCACTCCTTTACCCGCGAACTGGGCATCAAGTGGGGCGGCAACTATAATGCCAACACCGGCAGCGCTTTCCCCGCCACCATCGGCCTCAGCGGCGTGCAGGGCGGCGCGGCGAGCACCGCGGCGGGGAGCATCGTGAATACCGGCACCAGCGGCGTCACCGGCACGCTGGGCCTCAAGCTCGGCAGCGTGGACAGCACCGCGCTGCTTGACATGCAATTGATGGCCCTGCAGAACGAGGGGAAAGGGCGCATCCTCTCCATGCCGAAGATCGCCACGATGAACAACATCGAGGCGCTCATCGAAAGCGGCCGCGAAATCCCGTACCAGACCACTTCGGCCGACGGCACCAAGACGGAATTCAAGAAGGCCACCCTCAAGCTGAAGGTGATCCCGCACGTTACGCCGGACAACTTCATCCGGCTGGAGATCGAGGCGAACAAGGACGAAGCCGACTTCGCCAACCAGTTGCCGAACTCGCCGCCGCCGATCCTCACCAAGCACGCCAAGACGGAGGTGCTGATCAAGGACGGCGATACCACGGTCATCGGCGGTCTCTTCAAGGAGACGAAGAACGAATCCGAATCGGGAGTTCCGTTCTTCTCTAAAATCCCGGTGCTGGGCTGGTTTTTCAAGGGGAAGGCCAACTCCAACACCGGCGAAGAACTGCTGATATTCATAACCCCGAAGATTCTGTAA
- a CDS encoding pilus assembly protein PilP yields the protein MDTKKKIMIGAAVAAVLVGALLFFVMAGSGKDEQALREAFKQFSADLAAGNKADVGNLISRKFNDAGMDYNAAVEEFGIKRVGYMAEITGIKIKDALAEVNYSRKQMVGKKLETTQVTGETWVKDDDGKWRLVKLSASDRTQLPKLRQARKEAEDKLAAELKAAEDAEMAARKVSYISAGKRDPFESLIVDTAGGEGAAQTDPSRMCDPGRPRQYLEGFDLFSFKLVGMVNTNNVYYALVEAPNGSGYTLKAGIYIGRRCGKITKITAERIVIAEKFPTPRGDFSVREIELKLKEEE from the coding sequence GTGGATACGAAAAAGAAGATCATGATCGGCGCGGCGGTGGCCGCCGTGCTGGTGGGGGCGCTGCTGTTCTTTGTCATGGCGGGTTCCGGCAAGGACGAACAGGCGTTGCGTGAGGCGTTTAAGCAGTTTTCCGCCGATCTTGCCGCGGGGAACAAGGCCGACGTCGGAAATCTCATCTCCCGCAAATTTAATGACGCCGGAATGGATTATAATGCGGCGGTGGAAGAGTTTGGCATCAAGCGTGTCGGCTATATGGCCGAAATCACCGGCATTAAAATCAAGGATGCGCTGGCCGAGGTGAACTATTCGCGCAAACAGATGGTGGGCAAGAAACTGGAAACCACCCAAGTCACCGGCGAAACCTGGGTGAAGGACGATGACGGCAAGTGGCGTCTCGTGAAGTTGTCCGCCAGCGACCGCACACAGTTGCCGAAACTGCGGCAGGCGCGCAAGGAGGCCGAGGACAAGCTGGCGGCCGAACTGAAAGCGGCCGAAGACGCCGAAATGGCCGCCCGTAAAGTGAGCTACATCTCCGCGGGCAAACGCGACCCTTTTGAATCGCTCATCGTTGACACGGCCGGCGGAGAGGGGGCGGCCCAAACGGATCCTTCCCGCATGTGCGATCCGGGGCGTCCGCGGCAATACCTGGAAGGGTTCGATCTTTTCTCGTTCAAGCTGGTCGGCATGGTAAATACGAACAACGTCTACTACGCGTTGGTGGAGGCGCCCAATGGCAGTGGTTATACGCTGAAAGCGGGGATATATATCGGGCGGCGCTGCGGCAAGATCACCAAGATTACCGCCGAGCGGATCGTGATTGCCGAAAAATTCCCCACTCCCCGCGGAGATTTTAGTGTAAGAGAGATAGAATTGAAACTCAAAGAGGAAGAGTAG
- a CDS encoding type 4a pilus biogenesis protein PilO, whose protein sequence is MASIPLVLIVAAYFLLISGTMAETDVIREELLKAQKDVQVKEALERRLPEFEKKIAELDGQLAMIRRQLPEKKEIPDLLDQISSLGTQSGLQFQLFRPLPEAEKDFYAEVPVDLVVFGSFHNVVEFFDKVARMPRIVTITNIEIGKSGNKMKGTRLKGTPVEAKCKAVTFRFLETKIDTPAPAAAAVKASPPAAGGH, encoded by the coding sequence GTGGCCAGCATACCGTTGGTGTTAATCGTCGCGGCCTATTTCTTGTTGATCAGCGGCACCATGGCCGAAACCGACGTCATCCGCGAGGAACTGCTGAAAGCGCAAAAAGATGTCCAGGTGAAAGAGGCGCTGGAGCGCCGGCTGCCGGAATTTGAAAAGAAAATCGCCGAGTTGGACGGGCAGTTGGCGATGATCCGCCGCCAACTCCCCGAAAAAAAGGAAATACCGGATCTTCTGGATCAGATATCCAGCCTTGGCACGCAAAGCGGCCTTCAGTTTCAGCTTTTCAGGCCGTTGCCCGAAGCGGAAAAAGACTTTTATGCCGAGGTGCCGGTTGATCTGGTGGTGTTCGGCAGTTTCCACAACGTGGTGGAGTTTTTTGACAAGGTGGCCCGCATGCCCCGTATCGTAACCATCACCAACATCGAAATTGGCAAGTCCGGCAACAAAATGAAGGGGACGCGGCTTAAGGGGACGCCGGTGGAAGCCAAGTGCAAGGCGGTGACTTTCCGTTTCCTTGAAACAAAAATCGACACGCCGGCGCCAGCCGCGGCGGCGGTAAAGGCTTCACCGCCCGCGGCGGGGGGGCATTAA
- a CDS encoding PilN domain-containing protein encodes MIKINLITVRIPKDHLIVQRQAMSVVGGVILSIIIVGWWASHASATKEEVQNQLEGEKAKLQRLEQVATRIEEFEKKKLRREQILDAIKKLETRKVGPRLFLDDLNMILPSDVWLSKITQRDVTISVSGYSFSNSAIADLMRAMEASPNFSDMELGQITNEVMKGEDIKNFTLNCGWEAVKKLEEKPASPKAPAEKK; translated from the coding sequence ATGATTAAGATAAACCTTATAACCGTAAGAATACCGAAAGATCACCTGATCGTTCAGCGGCAGGCCATGTCGGTTGTCGGCGGGGTTATTTTATCTATCATCATTGTTGGCTGGTGGGCGAGTCACGCCAGCGCCACCAAGGAGGAAGTGCAAAACCAGCTTGAGGGTGAAAAGGCGAAGTTGCAACGGCTGGAGCAGGTCGCGACGCGGATCGAAGAGTTTGAAAAGAAAAAACTGCGCCGCGAACAGATTCTCGATGCGATCAAAAAGCTGGAGACCCGCAAAGTCGGGCCGCGCCTTTTCCTGGACGATCTTAACATGATACTGCCATCCGACGTCTGGCTGTCGAAGATCACCCAGCGCGACGTTACCATCAGCGTGTCGGGCTACAGCTTCTCGAACTCCGCCATCGCCGACCTGATGCGCGCGATGGAAGCATCGCCGAACTTTTCCGATATGGAGTTGGGCCAGATCACGAACGAAGTGATGAAGGGCGAAGATATCAAGAATTTTACGCTAAACTGCGGTTGGGAAGCCGTGAAAAAGCTTGAAGAGAAACCCGCTTCGCCCAAAGCGCCCGCGGAAAAGAAATAG
- the pilM gene encoding type IV pilus assembly protein PilM, whose amino-acid sequence MALDIGAHSVKLAQLKKGRKGLELLNFGMIQLPEDTVMDGELENPQALADALRNLLKSEKIKNKNAVIGISGQSVIIKKISVPLMSEEELNEMIREEAEQYIPFDIDEVHLDFAIVKAEGDIPVEKGAANEDRQMDVIIVAVRKEVIKKYMDVFKEVGMKVKIVDLSAFALENAFELNYEVDRDAAIALVNIGGSMTNVNIMEAGVTAFSRDITIGGSTISEEIQKNMSIGFKEAEKIKLGMIPRDMNRADIITQVKDSVEFICGELRKTFDMYEKTSDFKVSKIYLSGGSCLMEGLDLLMHQNLGIEVEVMNSFRNVYCNTKNFDEQYIEAMGPVAAIPVGLALRMTNDK is encoded by the coding sequence GTGGCTCTGGATATTGGCGCCCATAGCGTAAAGCTTGCCCAGCTTAAAAAAGGGCGCAAAGGGTTGGAACTCTTGAATTTCGGGATGATTCAGCTTCCGGAAGACACGGTAATGGACGGAGAACTGGAGAATCCCCAAGCGCTCGCCGATGCGTTGCGCAATCTTCTGAAATCCGAAAAGATCAAGAATAAAAATGCCGTTATCGGCATTTCCGGCCAGTCGGTCATCATAAAGAAAATCTCGGTGCCGCTGATGTCCGAAGAAGAGCTTAACGAGATGATCCGCGAAGAGGCGGAGCAGTACATTCCTTTTGATATTGACGAGGTGCATCTCGATTTCGCGATCGTGAAAGCGGAAGGGGACATCCCCGTGGAGAAAGGGGCGGCTAATGAAGACCGCCAGATGGACGTTATCATTGTCGCGGTACGCAAAGAGGTCATTAAAAAATACATGGATGTGTTTAAAGAAGTCGGCATGAAGGTGAAAATTGTCGATTTGTCGGCCTTTGCCTTGGAAAACGCCTTCGAACTGAATTACGAGGTTGATAGGGACGCGGCTATCGCCTTGGTGAATATCGGGGGGTCGATGACAAACGTCAATATAATGGAGGCGGGGGTGACCGCCTTTAGCCGGGACATTACGATAGGCGGGTCTACGATTTCTGAGGAAATCCAAAAAAACATGTCGATTGGGTTTAAGGAGGCCGAGAAGATCAAGCTCGGCATGATTCCGCGTGATATGAACCGTGCGGACATCATAACCCAAGTGAAGGATTCCGTTGAGTTTATCTGTGGAGAATTGCGTAAAACCTTTGATATGTATGAGAAAACGTCGGATTTTAAGGTGTCAAAAATATACCTTTCCGGGGGGAGTTGCCTCATGGAAGGGCTCGATCTTTTGATGCACCAGAATCTTGGTATTGAAGTTGAGGTGATGAATTCATTTCGGAACGTATATTGCAACACCAAGAACTTTGATGAGCAATACATTGAGGCCATGGGGCCGGTTGCCGCTATTCCCGTTGGATTGGCTTTGAGGATGACAAACGATAAATGA
- a CDS encoding helix-turn-helix transcriptional regulator, giving the protein MLTKRVLITIIWKLGGFEEDVRSSGVWRSCVVVSPGNKVKKIREDKMMSKAELARKTGLSVQTIDRIEKGHICRLDTKRKILLALGLGLEYRIEVFNDEE; this is encoded by the coding sequence ATGTTGACAAAGAGGGTTTTAATTACTATAATTTGGAAGCTCGGAGGATTTGAGGAGGATGTTCGGAGTTCTGGTGTTTGGAGGAGTTGTGTTGTGGTTAGTCCCGGCAATAAAGTAAAAAAAATCCGCGAAGATAAGATGATGAGTAAAGCGGAACTTGCGCGGAAAACCGGTCTTTCGGTGCAAACCATTGACCGCATAGAGAAAGGGCATATCTGCCGGCTCGATACCAAACGGAAAATACTTCTTGCCCTCGGCTTGGGGCTTGAATACCGGATTGAAGTGTTTAACGACGAGGAATAA